One Streptomyces sp. NBC_01237 genomic region harbors:
- the bdeA gene encoding bis(hydroxyethyl) terephthalate hydrolase, which produces MQQHLPSGDTSPRPRTAKSRSRTLKGLLAAAAATAGLMTALVPGAQAADNPYERGPAPTVSSIEASRGSYATSQTSVSSLSVSGFGGGTIYYPTSTADGTFGAVVISPGFTAYQSSIAWLGPRLASQGFVVFTIDTNTTLDQPDSRGRQLLAALDYLTKNSSVRGRVDATRLGVMGHSMGGGGTLEAAKSRTSLKAAIPLTGWNLDTTWPELRTPTLVVGADGDTIAPVATHSDPFYRSLPGSLDKAYLELRGATHFTPNSSNTTIAKYSISWLKRFIDNDTRYEQFLCPIPQASLTIAEYRGNCPHTS; this is translated from the coding sequence GTGCAGCAGCACCTCCCCTCCGGCGACACCTCCCCGCGCCCCCGGACCGCCAAGAGCCGCTCCCGTACCCTCAAGGGCCTGCTGGCCGCCGCAGCCGCGACCGCGGGTCTGATGACCGCGCTGGTCCCCGGCGCCCAGGCCGCCGACAACCCCTACGAGCGCGGACCGGCACCGACCGTCTCCAGCATCGAGGCGAGCCGCGGCTCCTACGCCACCTCGCAGACCTCGGTCTCCTCGCTGAGCGTCAGCGGCTTCGGCGGCGGCACCATCTACTACCCGACGTCCACCGCCGACGGCACCTTCGGCGCGGTCGTCATCTCGCCCGGCTTCACCGCCTACCAGTCCTCCATAGCCTGGCTGGGCCCGCGCCTGGCCTCGCAGGGCTTCGTCGTCTTCACCATCGACACCAACACCACGCTGGACCAGCCCGACAGCCGTGGCCGTCAACTCCTCGCGGCCCTCGACTACCTGACCAAGAACAGCTCGGTGCGCGGCCGGGTCGACGCCACCCGGCTCGGAGTGATGGGCCACTCCATGGGCGGCGGCGGCACGCTGGAGGCCGCGAAGAGCCGCACCTCGCTCAAGGCGGCGATCCCGCTGACCGGCTGGAACCTCGACACCACCTGGCCCGAACTGCGCACCCCCACCCTGGTGGTGGGAGCCGACGGCGACACGATCGCCCCCGTCGCCACGCACTCCGATCCGTTCTACAGGTCGCTGCCCGGCTCGCTGGACAAGGCGTACCTGGAGCTGCGGGGCGCCACGCACTTCACCCCGAACAGCTCCAACACCACGATCGCCAAGTACAGCATCTCGTGGCTGAAGCGCTTCATCGACAATGACACCCGCTACGAGCAGTTCCTCTGCCCGATCCCGCAGGCGAGCCTGACCATCGCCGAGTACCGGGGCAACTGCCCGCACACCTCGTAG
- the hisF gene encoding imidazole glycerol phosphate synthase subunit HisF, whose translation MTLAVRVIPCLDVDNGRVVKGVNFQNLRDAGDPVEMAKLYDAEGADELTFLDITASSGDRETTYDVVRRTAEQVFIPLTVGGGVRTPDDVDKLLRAGADKVGVNTAAIARPDLIREIAERFGRQVLVLSVDARRTARGTFEVTTHGGRRGTGIDAVEWAHRAAELGAGEILLNSMDADGTKDGYDTEMITAVRAHVTVPVIASGGAGRLADFAPAVEAGADAVLAASVFHFGDLRISEVKGALREAGHPVR comes from the coding sequence GTGACCCTCGCGGTACGCGTCATCCCCTGCCTGGACGTCGACAACGGCCGGGTCGTCAAGGGCGTCAACTTCCAGAACCTGCGGGACGCCGGTGACCCCGTCGAGATGGCCAAGCTGTACGACGCCGAGGGCGCCGACGAGCTGACCTTCCTCGACATCACCGCCTCCAGCGGCGACCGCGAGACGACCTACGACGTGGTGCGCCGCACCGCCGAGCAGGTCTTCATCCCGCTCACCGTCGGCGGCGGCGTCCGCACCCCGGACGACGTCGACAAGCTGCTGCGAGCCGGGGCCGACAAGGTCGGCGTCAACACCGCCGCCATCGCCCGCCCCGACCTGATCCGCGAGATCGCCGAACGCTTCGGGCGCCAGGTGCTCGTGCTCTCCGTCGATGCCCGGCGCACCGCGCGGGGGACCTTCGAGGTCACCACGCACGGCGGCCGCAGGGGCACCGGCATCGACGCCGTGGAATGGGCCCACCGGGCCGCCGAGCTGGGCGCCGGAGAGATCCTGCTCAACTCGATGGACGCCGACGGCACCAAGGACGGCTACGACACCGAGATGATCACGGCGGTACGCGCACACGTCACCGTCCCCGTCATCGCCTCCGGTGGCGCCGGCCGGCTCGCGGACTTCGCGCCGGCCGTCGAGGCGGGCGCCGACGCGGTGCTCGCCGCGTCCGTCTTCCACTTCGGTGACCTGCGCATCTCCGAGGTCAAGGGCGCTCTGCGGGAAGCCGGACACCCGGTCCGCTGA